The following are from one region of the Streptomyces rubrogriseus genome:
- a CDS encoding bifunctional glycosyltransferase/CDP-glycerol:glycerophosphate glycerophosphotransferase, with translation MAPRLSVIVPIYNVERYLPACLDSLAAQTFGDLEVLMVDDGSPDDSASIAAGYEARDPRFKLIRKENAGLGAARNTGMTRLAPESEYVAFVDSDDMIPPDAYRLMVESLDESGSDFVTGNVQHINSTKIWQSPMHRILAGGAVRRTHISRNKKLLTDRIACNKVFRRSFWEKHGLSFPEGVLYEDVPVILPAQFLAEAVDIISEPTYYWRLREGEAAPSITQRRTEPKAVRDRAAAVESVSRFFASRPGESGAELKHAYDQTALTGDLRIFLNVLPDGDEEFRAEFLRVINKYLDQVDPRVVMELPATARIKWLLVRKHALDDLVDLIKAERRGDAVKISGLVRKYVSYPTVEAAAAGLPKKARRIDPDLRLHAPLQDIRWDGGRLRLSGHAWVDQIDQSGRRSAAKVLVLKKDGSRRATVVPLRNTHVPEATSLSGRKHNNYDWSGWAADLDPLKLRRGSQWEEGTWRVGIGIATAGLLRKRAVQVKGPTRANHPPYQWLDDDFRLLPTPVNGALRLTVERVRALITGHRAVGSDIEIDGEIRVPLRAGESVSLRVTNKKSGERLHYPVTLSAADGGHTPFTVRVPMRDVALLPEHQDVVKEENAAGGADPAAASRRNWSTQLVAVAPDGGERRFSTVVREGLADGEMRLPASLAENADRNEIALVSGHNGYLKFSGRPIQAKITSVRWAGDRYVVEGVTAADIDGADFVVKARDRFDEKTVALRTSPDGSFGAEFTPASMSGPDGTLPLKSGRWNFFLRTPDGHDIPFLVDRLAVDGFPVLGAAKDREYEFESRWYNFPQLHCPSDLSVLERGAYRQERLRKDVYEAGRTQPLRDAVLFISYNGKQYSDSPRAMHEELLRRGADLEYLWLVRDGQVDLPDTARKVRFWSTEWYEALARCRYIVTNAHLPHWMERRPGQVIVQTWHGTMLKKIGLDIEAPKFDPQYHERLIQEARNWTMLVSSNRFSTPILKRAMGFDGKIIETGYPRNDYLYAPDLAERAREIKERLGVPADKRVILYAPTWRDDLSHRRGQFKFDLRIDVEDARARLGDDHVLLIRRHSNVVDSIPGAGNGFVHDVSEYPDIADLYLAADVLVTDYSSVMFDYAHLKRPMLFFTYDLEHYRDKLRGFYFDFENDAPGPLIRTSEELVSALGDLDKVSAEYADRYRRFQELFCDLDDGRAAARVVDLMLEQAREV, from the coding sequence ATGGCCCCTCGGCTCAGTGTCATCGTCCCGATCTACAACGTGGAGCGCTATCTCCCCGCCTGCCTCGACTCCCTGGCCGCGCAGACCTTCGGCGACCTCGAGGTGCTGATGGTGGACGACGGTTCGCCGGACGACTCGGCCTCGATAGCCGCCGGCTACGAGGCCCGCGATCCGCGCTTCAAGCTGATCCGCAAGGAGAACGCCGGTCTGGGCGCGGCGCGGAACACCGGGATGACACGGCTGGCCCCCGAGTCGGAGTACGTCGCCTTCGTGGACAGCGACGACATGATCCCGCCGGACGCCTACCGGCTGATGGTGGAGTCTCTCGACGAGAGCGGCTCGGACTTCGTCACGGGCAACGTCCAGCACATCAACAGCACCAAGATCTGGCAGTCCCCCATGCACCGCATCCTCGCCGGCGGTGCGGTCAGGCGGACGCACATATCGCGGAACAAGAAGCTGCTGACCGACCGAATAGCCTGCAACAAGGTGTTCCGCCGCTCGTTCTGGGAGAAGCACGGCCTCTCCTTCCCCGAGGGCGTGCTGTACGAGGACGTCCCGGTGATCCTCCCGGCGCAGTTCCTCGCCGAGGCCGTGGACATCATCAGCGAGCCGACGTACTACTGGCGGCTGCGCGAGGGCGAGGCCGCCCCCTCCATCACCCAGCGCCGGACGGAGCCGAAGGCGGTGCGGGACCGTGCGGCGGCGGTGGAGTCCGTCAGCCGGTTCTTCGCCTCCCGGCCCGGCGAGTCGGGCGCCGAGCTGAAGCACGCGTACGACCAGACCGCCCTCACCGGTGACCTGCGGATCTTCCTGAACGTCCTGCCGGACGGTGACGAGGAGTTCCGTGCCGAGTTCCTGCGGGTGATCAACAAGTACCTGGACCAGGTCGATCCGCGGGTGGTCATGGAGCTGCCGGCCACCGCCCGTATCAAGTGGCTGCTGGTGCGCAAGCACGCGCTGGACGACCTCGTGGACCTGATCAAGGCGGAACGGCGCGGTGACGCCGTGAAGATCAGCGGGCTGGTCCGCAAGTACGTCAGTTACCCCACGGTCGAGGCGGCCGCCGCCGGACTGCCGAAGAAGGCGCGCCGGATCGACCCCGACCTGAGGCTCCACGCCCCGCTGCAGGACATCCGCTGGGACGGCGGCAGACTGCGGCTGTCCGGGCACGCGTGGGTCGACCAGATCGACCAGTCGGGCAGGCGCAGCGCCGCCAAGGTCCTGGTGCTGAAGAAGGACGGCTCCCGGCGGGCCACGGTGGTGCCGCTGCGCAACACCCACGTGCCCGAGGCCACGTCGCTGTCCGGCCGCAAGCACAACAACTACGACTGGTCGGGCTGGGCGGCGGACCTCGACCCGCTCAAGCTGCGCAGGGGCTCCCAGTGGGAGGAGGGGACCTGGCGGGTGGGCATCGGCATCGCCACCGCGGGTCTGCTGCGCAAGCGCGCGGTCCAGGTGAAGGGCCCGACGCGGGCCAACCACCCGCCCTACCAGTGGCTGGACGACGACTTCCGGCTGCTGCCGACGCCGGTCAACGGGGCGCTGCGGCTGACCGTCGAGCGGGTACGCGCGCTGATCACGGGCCACCGGGCGGTCGGCTCGGACATCGAGATCGACGGTGAGATCCGCGTGCCGCTGCGCGCGGGAGAGAGTGTCTCGCTGCGCGTCACCAACAAGAAGAGCGGCGAGCGGCTGCACTACCCGGTCACGCTGAGCGCGGCCGACGGCGGGCACACCCCGTTCACCGTGCGGGTGCCGATGCGGGACGTCGCCCTGCTGCCGGAGCACCAGGACGTCGTGAAGGAGGAGAACGCGGCCGGCGGTGCCGACCCCGCGGCGGCCTCCCGGCGCAACTGGAGCACTCAGCTGGTGGCGGTGGCTCCCGACGGGGGCGAGCGCCGTTTCTCCACCGTGGTCCGTGAGGGGCTCGCGGACGGGGAGATGCGGCTGCCGGCGTCCCTCGCGGAGAACGCCGACCGCAACGAGATAGCCCTGGTCTCGGGCCACAACGGCTATCTGAAGTTCTCCGGCCGCCCCATCCAGGCGAAGATCACGTCGGTGCGCTGGGCCGGTGACCGCTATGTCGTCGAGGGCGTGACCGCCGCCGACATCGACGGGGCGGACTTCGTGGTGAAGGCCCGGGACCGGTTCGACGAGAAGACCGTGGCCCTGCGGACCTCACCGGACGGTTCGTTCGGCGCCGAGTTCACCCCGGCGTCCATGTCCGGTCCCGACGGAACGCTGCCGCTCAAGAGCGGGCGCTGGAACTTCTTCCTGCGCACCCCCGACGGCCACGACATCCCGTTCCTCGTCGACCGGCTCGCCGTGGACGGCTTCCCGGTGCTCGGCGCCGCGAAGGACCGGGAGTACGAGTTCGAGTCCCGTTGGTACAACTTCCCTCAGCTGCACTGCCCGTCCGACCTGTCCGTCCTGGAGCGCGGCGCCTACCGTCAGGAGCGGCTGCGCAAGGACGTGTACGAAGCGGGGCGGACCCAGCCGCTGCGGGACGCGGTGCTGTTCATCAGCTACAACGGCAAGCAGTACTCGGACTCGCCGCGCGCGATGCACGAGGAGCTGCTGCGCCGGGGGGCCGACCTGGAGTACCTGTGGCTGGTCCGGGACGGTCAGGTGGACCTGCCCGACACCGCGCGCAAGGTGCGGTTCTGGAGCACCGAGTGGTACGAGGCGCTGGCCCGCTGCCGCTACATCGTCACCAACGCGCACCTGCCGCACTGGATGGAGCGCCGTCCGGGACAGGTGATCGTGCAGACGTGGCACGGCACCATGCTGAAGAAGATCGGCCTGGACATCGAGGCGCCGAAGTTCGACCCCCAGTACCACGAGCGGCTGATCCAGGAGGCCCGCAACTGGACGATGCTGGTCTCCTCCAACCGCTTCAGCACGCCGATCCTCAAGCGCGCCATGGGCTTCGACGGAAAGATCATCGAGACCGGCTATCCGCGCAACGACTACCTCTACGCGCCGGACCTCGCCGAGCGTGCCCGGGAGATCAAGGAGCGGCTCGGCGTGCCCGCCGACAAGCGGGTGATCCTCTACGCGCCGACCTGGCGGGACGACCTCTCGCACCGGCGGGGGCAGTTCAAGTTCGATCTGCGCATCGACGTCGAGGACGCCCGCGCGCGGCTGGGCGACGACCACGTGCTGCTGATCCGCCGGCACTCCAACGTCGTGGACAGCATTCCCGGCGCGGGCAACGGTTTCGTGCACGACGTCTCGGAGTACCCGGACATCGCGGACCTGTATCTCGCCGCCGACGTGCTGGTGACGGACTACTCCTCGGTGATGTTCGACTACGCGCACCTGAAGCGGCCCATGCTGTTCTTCACCTACGACCTGGAGCACTACCGGGACAAGCTGCGGGGCTTCTACTTCGACTTCGAGAACGACGCGCCGGGTCCGCTGATCCGTACCTCGGAGGAGCTGGTGAGCGCGCTGGGCGACCTGGACAAGGTGTCGGCCGAGTACGCGGACCGCTACCGGCGCTTCCAGGAGCTGTTCTGCGACCTCGACGACGGCCGGGCCGCGGCGCGCGTCGTGGACCTGATGCTGGAGCAGGCGCGGGAGGTCTGA
- a CDS encoding bifunctional glycosyltransferase/CDP-glycerol:glycerophosphate glycerophosphotransferase gives MPRFSLIVPVHKVQGYLPECLDSVLGQDYVDFELIAVNDCSPDGSGAILDEYARHDARIHVMHLTENVGLGRARNAGMERAQGDYVLFLDSDDTLTEGALTAIADRLDATDDPEILVYDYARTYWNGRVSRNQRADLLRNTGPDVFSLADRPQLLDLLQIVWNKAYRRDFVARTGLTFPPGYYEDAPWTFGSLITAERIALLDRVCVYYRQRREGGNILKTVSRKHFDIFDQYRRVFDYVDAHEELAEWRGPLFRKMVDHYLTVLESPGRLPRDARAEFFHRASADYRARVPKGFTRPGGGRGHKYTMLERDAYTTLMSALAAVKARRRVKKGIRSALNRSKRGAMGAFYQSQLRLPLDDNLALFSAYWSRGVSCNPAAIDAELARLAPGMRRVWAVHADHADRVPKGVRVVRVGSREYWTAVARAKYLVNNVNFADSVVKREGQIHVQTHHGTPLKTMGLDQQKYPASTDMDFEKLLERCDRWDYSISANRFSTVIWERVYPCSYATLETGYPRNDVLVNATAEDVRAARAALGLADGTKAFLYMPTHREYQPGFTSALDPARFARELGPDVTLLVRGHYFYGDSPHTAALRRTGRILDVSGHSRVEDLYLAADALITDYSSAMFDYAVLDRPIVSYVPDWDVYSVVRGTYFDLLQEPPGAVATTQTELLGLLTSGTYDTPETTKRRDGFRRRFCEFDDGHAAERVVRRVFLGEESLLPVVPFDDRSHAPTPAQALEPVERA, from the coding sequence ATGCCCAGGTTCTCCCTCATCGTCCCGGTGCACAAGGTGCAGGGCTACCTGCCCGAATGCCTCGATTCGGTGCTCGGCCAGGACTACGTGGACTTCGAGCTCATCGCAGTGAACGACTGCTCGCCGGACGGTTCGGGGGCCATCCTCGACGAGTACGCGAGGCACGACGCGCGCATCCACGTGATGCACCTCACCGAGAACGTGGGGCTGGGACGCGCGCGCAACGCCGGGATGGAACGGGCGCAGGGCGACTACGTCCTGTTCCTGGACAGTGACGACACCCTGACGGAGGGTGCGCTCACCGCGATAGCGGACCGCCTCGACGCCACCGACGACCCCGAGATCCTCGTCTACGACTACGCCCGCACCTACTGGAACGGCAGAGTCAGCCGCAATCAGCGGGCGGACCTGCTCCGCAACACCGGCCCGGACGTCTTCTCCCTCGCCGACCGTCCGCAGCTGCTCGACCTGCTCCAGATCGTCTGGAACAAGGCGTACCGGCGCGACTTCGTCGCCCGCACCGGGCTCACCTTCCCGCCCGGCTACTACGAGGACGCGCCCTGGACGTTCGGCTCCCTGATCACCGCCGAACGGATCGCCCTGCTGGACCGGGTCTGCGTGTACTACCGGCAGCGGCGTGAGGGCGGCAACATCCTCAAGACGGTCAGCCGCAAGCACTTCGACATCTTCGACCAGTACCGGCGGGTCTTCGACTACGTCGACGCGCACGAGGAACTCGCCGAGTGGCGCGGCCCGTTGTTCCGCAAGATGGTCGACCACTACCTGACCGTCCTGGAGAGTCCGGGCCGGCTGCCGCGGGACGCGCGGGCCGAGTTCTTCCACCGCGCCTCCGCCGACTACCGCGCCCGCGTGCCGAAGGGCTTCACCCGGCCGGGCGGCGGCCGCGGCCACAAGTACACGATGCTGGAGCGCGACGCCTACACCACGCTGATGAGCGCGCTCGCGGCGGTGAAGGCGCGCCGAAGGGTCAAGAAGGGCATCCGCAGCGCGCTCAACCGGTCCAAGCGCGGCGCGATGGGCGCCTTCTACCAGTCGCAGCTCAGGCTGCCGCTCGACGACAACCTGGCGCTGTTCTCCGCCTACTGGAGCCGCGGCGTCTCCTGCAACCCGGCCGCCATCGACGCCGAACTGGCCCGGCTGGCCCCGGGCATGCGCCGCGTCTGGGCGGTCCACGCGGACCACGCGGACCGGGTGCCCAAGGGGGTGCGGGTCGTCCGGGTGGGCTCACGCGAGTACTGGACGGCCGTGGCCCGCGCCAAGTACCTCGTGAACAACGTGAACTTCGCGGACTCCGTGGTCAAGCGCGAGGGCCAGATCCACGTCCAGACCCATCACGGCACCCCGCTGAAGACCATGGGCCTGGACCAGCAGAAGTACCCGGCCTCCACCGACATGGACTTCGAGAAGCTCCTGGAGCGGTGCGACCGCTGGGACTACAGCATCAGCGCCAACCGGTTCTCGACCGTCATCTGGGAGCGGGTCTACCCCTGCTCGTACGCCACGCTGGAGACCGGCTACCCGCGCAACGACGTCCTCGTCAACGCCACCGCCGAGGACGTGCGCGCGGCCCGCGCCGCGCTCGGGCTGGCCGACGGCACCAAGGCCTTCCTGTACATGCCGACCCACCGCGAGTACCAGCCGGGCTTCACCTCCGCCCTGGACCCGGCCAGGTTCGCCCGCGAACTCGGTCCGGACGTGACGCTGCTGGTGCGCGGCCACTACTTCTACGGCGACTCCCCGCACACCGCCGCGCTGCGCCGCACCGGCCGCATCCTGGACGTGTCCGGGCACTCCCGGGTGGAGGACCTGTACCTCGCGGCCGACGCGCTGATCACGGACTACTCCTCGGCGATGTTCGACTACGCGGTACTGGACCGTCCGATCGTCAGCTACGTCCCCGACTGGGACGTCTACTCCGTGGTGCGCGGCACCTACTTCGACCTGCTCCAGGAGCCGCCCGGCGCGGTGGCCACCACCCAGACGGAGCTGCTGGGGCTGCTCACCTCCGGCACCTACGACACCCCGGAGACGACCAAGCGCCGGGACGGCTTCCGCAGGCGCTTCTGCGAGTTCGACGACGGGCACGCGGCCGAACGGGTCGTACGACGTGTCTTCCTGGGCGAGGAGAGCCTGCTGCCCGTCGTCCCGTTCGACGACCGTTCCCACGCCCCGACCCCTGCCCAGGCGCTCGAACCGGTCGAGCGGGCCTGA